One Phoenix dactylifera cultivar Barhee BC4 unplaced genomic scaffold, palm_55x_up_171113_PBpolish2nd_filt_p 000806F, whole genome shotgun sequence genomic region harbors:
- the LOC120107256 gene encoding F-box protein At5g07610-like, whose protein sequence is MASTSRRRNRPATKLTEDVVAEILYRLPAKSFFRFQCVSKSWLALTSDPFYQSKLPCTVSGLFYNVRPALPDRSPFLFKRSTSAYIKLSTVCTLEPTLSFLAPPENIRIVDCSNGLILCSTWNPRSLLSTYFVCNPATKKWAALPERFGRLRKLVLAFDPRRSPHYHVIHFKKSRGSTELETYSSKTGKWGECQPLWDNDSVRILRSPGVYHEGIIYKLAYTHNLLMAVYLEREVHRRIELPSSTDHGHMRFSLQNRCIGLSGGYLHYAHKGKTELQIWVLKDLDNNQWILKHRADIKTIVEMNQGEMALHQLSPFSIGYFDISAFHPDGNIVYLQVLRKLFAYNWNNARLEEVCAFGHGRLLGLFVYTPCFSDCFRNDGI, encoded by the coding sequence atggcctcTACTAGTAGAAGAAGGAATCGCCCTGCAACCAAATTAACGGAGGATGTTGTGGCCGAGATCCTCTATCGACTGCCTGCGAAATCCTTCTTCCGATTCCAATGCGTCTCCAAGTCATGGCTCGCCCTCACCTCTGACCCTTTCTATCAGAGCAAGCTCCCATGCACTGTGTCCGGTCTCTTCTACAACGTGAGACCTGCACTCCCCGACCGGTCGCCATTTCTCTTCAAGAGGTCGACCAGCGCATACATCAAACTATCAACCGTTTGCACGCTTGAACCTACGCTCAGCTTCTTGGCACCTCCTGAAAATATTCGGATCGTGGACTGTTCCAATGGTTTGATTCTCTGCAGCACATGGAATCCACGTTCACTTCTCTCTACATACTTTGTCTGCAACCCTGCCACTAAGAAATGGGCTGCTCTCCCTGAACGTTTTGGAAGACTTCGAAAACTAGTGCTGGCTTTCGATCCCCGACGCTCGCCTCACTACCATGTCATTCACTTCAAGAAAAGTCGGGGATCAACCGAGCTTGAAACTTATTCATCCAAGACGGGGAAGTGGGGCGAGTGCCAACCACTGTGGGACAACGATTCCGTTCGAATTCTCCGCTCACCGGGGGTCTACCATGAAGGAATTATTTACAAGTTAGCTTATACTCACAACCTTCTCATGGCAGTTTATCTTGAGAGAGAGGTTCATCGGAGGATCGAGCTACCAAGTTCCACGGACCACGGACACATGAGGTTTTCCCTTCAGAACCGATGTATTGGGCTCTCTGGGGGTTACCTGCATTATGCCCATAAAGGTAAAACTGAACTGCAAATTTGGGTTCTCAAGGATTTAGATAATAACCAATGGATTTTGAAGCATCGTGCTGATATCAAAACCATAGTTGAGATGAATCAAGGTGAGATGGCTCTGCATCAGTTATCCCCGTTTTCCATTGGCTACTTTGATATATCGGCATTCCATCCGGATGGAAATATTGTCTATCTACAAGTTCTTCGTAAACTCTTCGCCTACAACTGGAACAATGCTCGCTTGGAAGAGGTTTGTGCCTTCGGTCATGGCCGCCTTCTAGGTCTTTTTGTCTATACGCCTTGCTTTTCGGATTGCTTCAGAAATGATGGTATTTAA
- the LOC103717777 gene encoding 40S ribosomal protein S3a codes for MAVGKNKRISKGKKGGKKKAVDPFSKKDWYDIKAPSVFNVRNIGKTLVSRTQGTKIASEGLKHRVFEVSLADLQNDEDQAYRKIRLRAEDVQGKNVLTNFWGMNFTTDKLRSLVRKWQTLIEAHVDVKTTDSYTLRMFCIGFTKRRPNQVKRTCYAQTSQIRQIRRKMREIMVNQATSCDLKDLVQKFIPEVIGKEIEKATTSIYPLQNVFIRKVKILKAPKFDLGKLMEVHGDYKEDVGVKIERPADDVPMEGEPEVVGA; via the exons ATGGCGGTCGG CAAGAACAAGAGGATCTCGAAGGGAAAGAAGGGGGGCAAGAAGAAGGC TGTTGATCCCTTCTCGAAGAAGGACTGGTACGACATCAAGGCGCCCTCAGTCTTCAACGTGAGGAACATCGGGAAAACCCTAGTCTCAAGGACCCAGGGTACCAAG ATTGCATCTGAGGGTCTGAAGCACAGAGTGTTCGAAGTTTCTTTAGCGGACCTTCAGAATGATGAGGACCAGGCTTACAGAAAGATCCGGCTTCGTGCAGAGGATGTTCAAGGGAAAAATGTCCTCACAAACTTCTGG GGCATGAATTTTACGACTGACAAGCTTAGGTCGTTAGTGCGGAAGTGGCAGACTCTTATTGAGGCTCATGTTGATGTGAAGACCACTGATAGTTACACATTGCGGATGTTCTGTATTGGCTTTACCAAGAGACGTCCAAATCAGGTCAAGCGCACTTGCTATGCTCAAACTAGCCAGATCCGGCAG ATACGCCGCAAGATGAGAGAGATTATGGTCAACCAAGCCACGTCATGTGATCTCAAAGACCTTGTACAGAAATTTATACCTGAAGTCATTGGGAAGGAGATCGAGAAAGCTACAACGAGCATTTACCCGCTTCAGAATGTGTTCATTCGGAAGGTCAAGATACTGAAGGCCCCAAAATTTGATCTGGGGAAGCTCATGGAG GTTCATGGAGACTACAAGGAGGATGTGGGTGTTAAGATTGAGAGGCCTGCAGATGATGTCCCCATGGAAGGTGAACCAGAAGTTGTTGGGGCCTAA